One Roseomonas sp. OT10 DNA window includes the following coding sequences:
- the ggt gene encoding gamma-glutamyltransferase yields MTETPIATTKRPATGSRGMVVTNHPLGSTAGAEMLAAGGNAVDAAVASLFALTVVEPMMVGLLGGGMAHLRLADGRHVVVDGMAAVPLAATPDLFTPVGDEPAVRLETVGRKNHFGPLAVCAPGTLRAWCHMLDRYGTLPLADVMAPAIRHAERGFAVTPYLADCIGDTAAEMALDPELSRIYLPGGTALKAGDRLVQGDTAETLRTVAKDGAETLHGGALGRLVAEWFARQEGILSLDDLRANPVIERKPVRGTYRGHEVLGPPPPSSGGVHVVQMLNILEGFDLRALGFGSPAALHRIAEAMKIAFADRAVATADPAFVPVPVDRLTDKGYAAERRALIDPDRAQAWQAGVSVGHEGANTTHVTVADAGGMVVSATQTINSLFGARVRVPGVGLIANNYMCNFDPHPGRAQSLAPGKRVSTSMAPLILLRDGKPAFALGLPGGLKIFPSAMQAVVGLLEYGLTLQEAVEAPRIFTQGQALEVEVGIPEPVRAALAAMGHAVQLVPHVGGGMNAIRFAADGMLEGASCWRADGTPIGVAGGLARPGVRFWIEGRPPA; encoded by the coding sequence ATGACCGAGACCCCGATCGCCACCACCAAGCGCCCCGCCACCGGCAGCCGCGGCATGGTCGTCACCAATCACCCGCTGGGCTCCACCGCCGGGGCGGAGATGCTGGCCGCCGGCGGCAACGCGGTGGATGCCGCCGTCGCCTCCCTCTTCGCCCTCACGGTCGTCGAGCCGATGATGGTCGGGCTGCTGGGCGGCGGGATGGCGCATCTGCGCCTGGCCGACGGGCGGCACGTGGTGGTGGACGGCATGGCCGCCGTGCCGCTGGCGGCGACCCCGGACCTGTTCACCCCGGTCGGCGACGAGCCCGCGGTGCGGCTGGAGACGGTGGGGCGGAAGAACCACTTCGGCCCGCTGGCGGTCTGCGCGCCCGGCACGCTGCGGGCCTGGTGCCACATGCTGGACCGCTACGGCACGCTGCCGCTCGCCGATGTGATGGCGCCCGCGATCCGGCACGCGGAGCGGGGCTTCGCCGTCACCCCCTACCTCGCCGACTGCATCGGCGACACGGCGGCCGAGATGGCGCTCGATCCGGAGCTGTCGCGCATCTACCTGCCCGGCGGCACGGCGCTGAAGGCGGGCGACCGGCTGGTGCAGGGCGACACGGCCGAAACGCTGCGCACCGTGGCGAAGGACGGCGCCGAGACGCTGCACGGCGGCGCGCTGGGCCGGCTTGTCGCGGAATGGTTCGCCCGGCAAGAGGGCATCCTCTCGCTCGACGACCTGCGGGCCAACCCGGTGATCGAGCGCAAGCCGGTGCGCGGCACCTATCGCGGGCACGAGGTGCTGGGCCCGCCCCCGCCCTCCTCCGGCGGCGTCCACGTGGTGCAGATGCTGAATATCCTGGAGGGCTTCGACCTGCGCGCCCTGGGCTTCGGCAGCCCGGCGGCGCTGCACCGGATCGCCGAGGCGATGAAGATCGCCTTCGCCGACCGCGCGGTCGCCACCGCCGACCCGGCCTTCGTGCCCGTCCCCGTCGATCGCCTGACCGACAAGGGCTATGCCGCCGAGCGACGGGCGCTGATCGACCCCGACCGGGCCCAGGCCTGGCAGGCGGGGGTGAGCGTCGGGCACGAGGGCGCGAACACCACCCACGTCACCGTGGCCGATGCGGGCGGGATGGTGGTCAGCGCCACCCAGACCATCAACAGCCTGTTCGGCGCCCGGGTGCGGGTGCCCGGCGTCGGGCTGATCGCCAACAACTACATGTGCAACTTCGACCCACACCCGGGCCGGGCACAGTCCCTGGCGCCGGGCAAGCGGGTCAGCACCTCGATGGCGCCGCTGATCCTCCTGCGCGACGGCAAGCCCGCCTTCGCCCTGGGCCTGCCGGGCGGGCTGAAGATCTTCCCCTCCGCCATGCAGGCGGTGGTGGGGCTGCTGGAATACGGCCTGACCCTGCAGGAGGCGGTGGAGGCGCCGCGGATCTTCACCCAGGGCCAGGCGCTGGAGGTGGAGGTCGGCATCCCCGAACCCGTCCGCGCCGCGCTGGCCGCGATGGGCCATGCGGTGCAGCTTGTCCCGCATGTCGGGGGCGGCATGAACGCCATCCGCTTCGCCGCCGACGGGATGCTGGAGGGCGCCTCCTGCTGGCGCGCGGACGGCACGCCGATCGGCGTCGCGGGCGGGCTGGCCCGGCCGGGCGTGCGCTTCTGGATCGAGGGCCGGCCGCCGGCCTGA
- a CDS encoding membrane-bound PQQ-dependent dehydrogenase, glucose/quinate/shikimate family: MHSPPRTTPVAAPGILARAWLFLLGAVIALAGIAFVVGGGKLLLLGGSWYFLLAGIGLVAAGALVLLRRPAGALLFGLVFLLTIAWALWEVGLRFWPLISRLLALGVGATVVALSFPLLRRAAGRPPAYAASFLAAAVVGLASAAGLAGMFVPHPPVVAAGPGPALTPVAPGTEQRNWEAYGNTSGGSRFAALDGINRGNVSRLRVAWTYRTGDVPESTDGNGAEDQTTPLQVGDRVYLCTPHNNVIALDAETGREIWKAEINARSAVWMRCRGLAYFDAAAPIQQPSAPGATPVTPVSVAPGAACQRRILMNTITAELIALDADTGAFCPDFGTNGRVDLKVGLGAAPDPLYQLTSAPTVAGTTVVVGGRVADNVQVDMPGGVMRGFDVVTGALRWAFDPGNPAITGLPPQGQTYTRSTPNVWAAMSYDPAMNVVFMPVGSSSVDIWGVTRTPLDHKYGASMLALDATTGREKWVYQTVHNDLWDFDVPMQPSFIDFRKADGSTVPALVFGTKAGQIYVLDRATGQPLTEVRQFPVRPGNIPNEPYSPTQPRSVGMPQIGTQTLTEADMWGATPFDQLLCRISFKSMRYDGLYTVPDTTLSLSFPGSLGGMNWGGLSTDPRMNYIFVNDMRLGLWSRMVATGPSAGTNVRAAEANNGGQNDTGRATPPQPAASTGGEAVNTGMGLVPMAGTPYAVDKNRFLSPLGIPCQAPPYGTLSAIDMRTRQLVWQVPVGTVEDTGPLGFRMGLPIPIGMPTLGGTLATQGGLVFIAGTQDFYLRAFDSGTGEEVWKARLPVGSQGGPMTYRSPRTGKQYVVITAGGARQSPDRGDYVIAYALPD, encoded by the coding sequence TTGCACTCCCCCCCTCGGACAACGCCGGTCGCCGCGCCCGGAATCCTCGCCAGGGCATGGCTGTTCCTCCTGGGAGCCGTCATCGCGCTCGCGGGAATCGCCTTCGTGGTCGGGGGTGGCAAACTCCTCCTCCTCGGCGGGAGCTGGTACTTCCTCCTCGCGGGAATCGGCCTCGTCGCCGCCGGGGCGCTCGTCCTGCTGCGCCGGCCCGCCGGCGCCCTGCTGTTCGGGCTGGTGTTCCTGCTCACCATCGCCTGGGCGCTGTGGGAGGTCGGGCTGCGGTTCTGGCCGCTCATCTCGCGACTCCTCGCCCTGGGCGTCGGCGCGACGGTCGTGGCGCTGTCCTTCCCGCTGCTGCGCCGTGCCGCGGGGCGGCCGCCCGCCTATGCCGCCTCCTTCCTCGCCGCCGCGGTGGTCGGCCTCGCCTCGGCCGCGGGCCTCGCCGGCATGTTCGTGCCGCATCCGCCCGTCGTCGCCGCCGGGCCCGGACCCGCGCTGACGCCGGTGGCGCCCGGGACCGAGCAGCGGAACTGGGAGGCCTATGGCAACACGTCGGGCGGCAGCCGCTTCGCGGCGCTGGACGGGATCAACCGCGGCAACGTCTCCCGCCTGCGGGTCGCCTGGACCTACCGGACGGGCGACGTCCCGGAAAGCACCGACGGCAACGGCGCCGAGGACCAGACGACGCCCCTGCAGGTGGGTGACCGGGTCTACCTCTGCACGCCGCACAACAACGTCATCGCGCTGGACGCGGAGACGGGACGCGAGATCTGGAAGGCGGAGATCAACGCCCGCTCCGCCGTCTGGATGCGCTGCCGCGGGCTGGCCTATTTCGACGCCGCCGCGCCGATCCAGCAGCCCAGCGCCCCGGGGGCCACGCCCGTCACGCCGGTCTCCGTGGCGCCCGGCGCCGCGTGCCAGCGGCGCATCCTGATGAACACCATCACCGCCGAGCTGATCGCCCTGGACGCCGACACGGGCGCCTTCTGCCCGGATTTCGGGACCAACGGCCGGGTGGACCTGAAGGTCGGGCTGGGCGCCGCGCCGGACCCGCTGTACCAGCTCACCTCCGCCCCGACGGTCGCGGGCACCACCGTCGTCGTCGGCGGCCGCGTGGCCGACAACGTGCAGGTGGACATGCCGGGCGGCGTGATGCGCGGCTTCGACGTGGTGACGGGCGCGCTGCGCTGGGCCTTCGATCCCGGCAACCCGGCGATCACGGGCCTGCCGCCCCAGGGCCAGACCTACACCCGCTCCACGCCCAACGTCTGGGCGGCCATGTCCTACGACCCCGCGATGAACGTCGTGTTCATGCCCGTGGGCAGCTCCTCGGTGGACATCTGGGGCGTGACGCGCACGCCGCTGGACCACAAGTACGGCGCCTCCATGCTGGCGCTCGACGCCACCACGGGGCGCGAGAAGTGGGTCTACCAGACGGTCCACAACGACCTGTGGGACTTCGACGTCCCGATGCAGCCGAGCTTCATCGACTTCCGCAAGGCGGATGGCAGCACCGTGCCGGCGCTGGTCTTCGGCACCAAGGCGGGCCAGATCTACGTGCTGGACCGCGCCACGGGCCAGCCGCTGACGGAGGTGCGGCAGTTCCCCGTCCGGCCGGGCAACATCCCCAACGAGCCCTATTCCCCGACGCAGCCGCGCTCCGTCGGCATGCCCCAGATCGGGACGCAGACGCTGACCGAGGCGGACATGTGGGGCGCCACGCCCTTCGACCAGCTGCTGTGCCGGATCTCCTTCAAGAGCATGCGCTACGACGGGCTGTACACCGTGCCCGACACCACCCTTTCCCTCAGCTTCCCGGGCTCGCTGGGCGGCATGAACTGGGGCGGCCTCTCCACCGATCCGCGGATGAACTACATCTTCGTCAACGACATGCGGCTCGGCCTCTGGTCCCGCATGGTGGCGACCGGCCCGTCCGCCGGCACAAACGTGCGCGCCGCCGAGGCGAACAACGGCGGCCAGAACGACACCGGGCGCGCCACGCCGCCGCAGCCCGCCGCGAGCACGGGCGGCGAGGCGGTGAACACGGGCATGGGCCTCGTGCCGATGGCCGGCACGCCCTACGCCGTGGACAAGAACCGCTTCCTCTCCCCGCTGGGCATCCCCTGCCAGGCGCCGCCCTATGGCACCCTGTCGGCGATCGACATGCGGACCCGGCAGCTCGTCTGGCAGGTTCCCGTGGGCACGGTGGAGGATACCGGGCCGCTCGGCTTCCGGATGGGCCTGCCCATCCCGATCGGCATGCCCACCCTGGGCGGCACCCTGGCCACCCAGGGCGGGCTGGTCTTCATCGCGGGAACGCAGGACTTCTACCTGCGGGCCTTCGACAGCGGCACCGGCGAGGAGGTGTGGAAGGCCCGCCTGCCCGTTGGCAGCCAGGGCGGCCCGATGACCTACCGCTCGCCCCGCACGGGGAAGCAGTACGTGGTCATCACCGCCGGCGGGGCCCGGCAGTCGCCCGATCGCGGCGACTACGTGATCGCTTACGCCCTGCCAGACTGA
- a CDS encoding ABC transporter substrate-binding protein, producing MTRRRALQAGAALLAAPALVEQAHAQSQFDWKRFRGQSIDVSLTANPRSQILMQNQREFEELTGIKVNSEAIPEQQHRQKFAIEFASGRPSFDVVGISLHVSKRQVGRAKWCADLRPMLADTSLTAPDFDFSDFAPGTIAYSTQADGRLDTLPEFVDYFLLYYNKELLDAKGVAPPATFDELYDAAKRLTDPSKQIYGSVNRGLRNANVLIWTSFLLGTAQKDTLDAQRRLITDTPDAIWAGQLYQKMMRETAPPGIVGFNWNEAQTSFMQGRAAFWIDGCGFAAPLEDRTRSRVVGKVGYGVMPRGPGAHHCVMTQTAFGIAETSRKKGPAWLYLQWASGRANQLRYLTSGAGSPARASTYANEEAIRDSRFPKQFFESLVASGQIGRAGLPEIVPVTEFRDTFGTGLTNTIGGADVATELRKATEAFRPVLEQSERDA from the coding sequence ATGACCCGCCGCCGTGCCCTCCAGGCCGGTGCCGCCCTGCTTGCCGCCCCCGCCCTGGTCGAGCAGGCCCATGCCCAGAGCCAGTTCGACTGGAAGCGCTTCCGCGGCCAGAGCATCGATGTCTCGCTGACGGCGAATCCGCGCAGCCAGATCCTGATGCAGAACCAGCGCGAGTTCGAGGAGCTGACCGGCATCAAGGTCAATTCCGAGGCGATCCCGGAGCAGCAGCACCGCCAGAAGTTCGCGATCGAATTCGCCAGCGGCCGGCCGTCCTTCGACGTGGTGGGCATCAGCCTGCATGTCAGCAAGCGCCAGGTCGGCCGGGCCAAGTGGTGCGCCGACCTGCGCCCGATGCTGGCCGATACCTCCCTGACCGCGCCGGACTTCGACTTCTCGGACTTCGCGCCCGGGACCATCGCCTACTCGACCCAGGCGGACGGCCGGCTCGATACCCTTCCGGAGTTCGTCGACTACTTCCTGCTCTACTACAACAAGGAGTTGCTGGACGCGAAGGGCGTGGCGCCGCCCGCCACCTTCGACGAGCTCTATGACGCGGCCAAGCGGCTGACCGACCCCTCGAAGCAGATCTACGGCTCCGTCAACCGCGGCCTGCGCAACGCCAACGTGCTGATCTGGACCAGCTTCCTGCTCGGCACGGCGCAGAAGGACACGCTGGATGCCCAGCGCCGGCTGATCACCGACACGCCGGATGCGATCTGGGCGGGGCAGCTCTACCAGAAGATGATGCGCGAGACGGCGCCGCCCGGCATCGTCGGCTTCAACTGGAACGAGGCGCAGACCAGCTTCATGCAGGGCCGCGCCGCCTTCTGGATCGATGGCTGCGGCTTCGCCGCGCCGCTGGAGGACCGCACCCGCAGCCGCGTCGTCGGCAAGGTGGGCTATGGCGTCATGCCGCGCGGCCCTGGGGCGCACCACTGCGTCATGACCCAGACCGCCTTCGGCATCGCCGAGACCAGCCGCAAGAAGGGGCCGGCCTGGCTCTACCTGCAATGGGCCAGCGGCCGGGCGAATCAGCTCCGCTACCTCACCTCCGGCGCGGGGTCGCCGGCCCGCGCCTCGACCTACGCGAACGAGGAGGCGATCCGCGACAGCCGCTTCCCGAAGCAGTTCTTCGAGAGCCTCGTCGCCTCGGGCCAGATCGGCCGCGCCGGCCTGCCGGAGATCGTGCCGGTGACGGAGTTCCGCGACACCTTCGGGACGGGCCTGACTAACACCATCGGGGGCGCCGACGTCGCCACCGAGTTGAGGAAGGCGACCGAGGCCTTCCGCCCGGTGCTGGAGCAGTCCGAGCGCGACGCCTGA
- a CDS encoding cytochrome C oxidase subunit IV family protein, protein MSERSARAILRHALLVWAGLVALLLLTLALAYVPIGRANLPVSLGIAAAKALVVALGFMELRRADPLLRLAAGAALLWIGFLFTLGFADLLTRAPQGGSLP, encoded by the coding sequence ATGAGTGAGCGGTCGGCGCGCGCGATCCTGCGCCACGCCCTGCTGGTCTGGGCCGGGCTGGTCGCCCTGCTGCTGCTGACGCTGGCCCTGGCCTACGTGCCGATAGGGCGCGCGAACCTGCCGGTCAGCCTGGGCATCGCCGCGGCCAAGGCCCTCGTCGTGGCGCTGGGCTTCATGGAACTGCGCCGGGCGGACCCGCTGCTGCGCCTCGCCGCCGGGGCCGCGCTGCTGTGGATCGGCTTCCTCTTCACCCTCGGCTTCGCGGATCTGCTGACCCGTGCGCCCCAGGGCGGGAGCCTGCCGTAG
- a CDS encoding cytochrome c oxidase subunit 3: MSEVLHEPWDSPRRQREAAQFGTWVFLGSEAMLFGGLLLAFAVNRWLHPAGFAAAGRETDVVLGTANTLLLLASSAAMAVGSEAARAGLRRLALRGMAAVLLLGAGFLALKGFEWSEDLRRNLWPGDGFRLAEPGARLFFGLYWATTALHALHLAGGLLVVGWFARQARRGDRPLSSPAFQAAALYWHLVDVVWIVLYPLLYLGGRT; the protein is encoded by the coding sequence ATGAGCGAGGTGCTGCACGAACCCTGGGACAGCCCGCGCCGCCAGCGGGAGGCGGCGCAGTTCGGCACCTGGGTCTTCCTGGGCAGCGAGGCGATGCTGTTCGGCGGGCTGCTCCTCGCCTTCGCGGTGAACCGCTGGCTGCACCCGGCGGGCTTCGCGGCGGCGGGGCGGGAGACGGATGTCGTGCTGGGCACGGCGAACACGCTGCTGCTGCTGGCCAGCAGCGCGGCGATGGCCGTGGGCAGCGAGGCCGCGCGCGCGGGACTGCGCCGGCTGGCCCTGCGCGGGATGGCGGCGGTGCTGCTGCTGGGCGCGGGCTTCCTCGCGCTCAAGGGCTTCGAGTGGTCGGAGGACCTGCGCCGGAACCTCTGGCCCGGCGACGGCTTCCGCCTAGCCGAGCCGGGGGCGCGGCTGTTCTTCGGGCTTTACTGGGCGACGACCGCCCTGCACGCGCTGCACCTCGCCGGCGGGCTGCTGGTCGTGGGCTGGTTCGCCCGGCAGGCCCGGCGCGGCGACCGCCCGCTGTCGAGCCCCGCCTTCCAGGCCGCGGCGCTGTACTGGCATCTGGTGGATGTGGTCTGGATCGTCCTCTACCCGTTGCTCTACCTGGGCGGCCGGACATGA
- a CDS encoding cytochrome c oxidase subunit I, producing the protein MSGIAARGAVAGPRRGGGSYLTAETGLASWLLTTDHKRVALLYAAALTGFFFLGGAAAVMIRLELFTPAQDLVSAEGYNRLFTLHGLVMVWFFLVPAIPNTLGNFLLPLMIGARDLAFPRLNLFSWYLFMAAGLLLLAALLFGGVDTGWTFYTPLSTGYAHSNVLAAALAVVLVGFSSVATGVNMLATVHLLRAPGMGWFRLPLFVWSIYGTALVMVLATPVLTAALLLVVAERAFGLPVFDPARGGDPLLFQHLFWFYSHPAVYIMILPAFGVISEIVPCFARRRLFGYSFMVYAILMIALLGFLVWGHHMFVSGQSLYASLVFSFLSFVIAVPSAIKVFNWSFTLYRGQITFQAPMLYALGFIGLFTIGGLTGLVLASVPVNRHVTDTYYVVAHFHFIMVGGAVTAFYGGLHFWWPKITGCMPPDAWARFAAVLMFFGFCFTFFPMFLMGFLGMPRRYGAYPEEFQVWHVLASGGAVILAAAYLLPMGYLAWSLVWGERAEEDPWDATGLEWRTASPPPRGNFRSPPVVEEGPYLYHPGNEGPGHDHRDPHRDQGRETGMGVRET; encoded by the coding sequence ATGAGCGGGATCGCGGCGCGCGGGGCGGTGGCGGGACCGCGCCGGGGAGGCGGCAGCTACCTGACGGCGGAGACGGGCCTCGCCTCCTGGCTGCTGACCACGGACCACAAGCGCGTCGCGCTGCTCTACGCCGCGGCGCTGACCGGCTTCTTCTTCCTGGGCGGCGCGGCGGCGGTGATGATCCGGCTGGAGCTGTTCACCCCGGCGCAGGACCTCGTCTCGGCCGAGGGGTACAACCGGCTGTTCACCCTGCACGGGCTGGTGATGGTCTGGTTCTTCCTGGTGCCGGCCATTCCCAACACGCTGGGCAACTTCCTGCTGCCGCTGATGATCGGCGCGCGCGACCTGGCCTTCCCGCGGCTGAACCTGTTCTCCTGGTATCTCTTCATGGCGGCGGGCCTGCTGCTGCTGGCCGCGCTGCTGTTCGGCGGCGTGGACACGGGCTGGACCTTCTACACGCCGCTGTCCACCGGCTATGCCCATTCCAACGTGCTGGCGGCGGCGCTGGCCGTGGTGCTGGTCGGCTTCTCCTCCGTCGCGACGGGGGTGAACATGCTCGCCACCGTCCACCTGCTGCGCGCGCCGGGGATGGGGTGGTTCCGCCTGCCGCTCTTCGTCTGGTCGATCTACGGCACGGCGCTGGTGATGGTGCTGGCGACGCCCGTGCTGACGGCGGCGCTGCTGCTGGTGGTGGCGGAGCGCGCCTTCGGCCTGCCGGTCTTCGACCCCGCGCGGGGCGGCGATCCGCTGCTGTTCCAGCACCTGTTCTGGTTCTACTCGCACCCGGCGGTCTACATCATGATCCTGCCGGCCTTCGGCGTGATCAGCGAGATCGTGCCCTGCTTCGCCCGCCGTCGCCTCTTCGGCTACAGCTTCATGGTCTACGCGATCCTGATGATCGCGCTGCTGGGCTTCCTGGTCTGGGGGCACCACATGTTCGTCTCCGGCCAGTCGCTCTACGCCTCGCTGGTCTTCTCCTTCCTCTCCTTCGTCATCGCCGTGCCCTCGGCGATCAAGGTGTTCAACTGGTCCTTCACCCTCTACCGCGGCCAGATCACCTTCCAGGCGCCGATGCTCTACGCGCTGGGCTTCATCGGCCTGTTCACCATCGGCGGGCTGACCGGGCTGGTGCTGGCCTCGGTCCCCGTCAACCGCCACGTCACGGACACCTACTACGTCGTGGCCCACTTCCACTTCATCATGGTGGGCGGGGCGGTGACGGCCTTCTACGGCGGGCTGCACTTCTGGTGGCCCAAGATCACCGGCTGCATGCCGCCCGACGCCTGGGCGCGCTTCGCCGCGGTGCTGATGTTCTTCGGCTTCTGCTTCACCTTCTTCCCGATGTTCCTGATGGGCTTCCTCGGCATGCCGCGCCGCTACGGCGCCTATCCGGAGGAGTTCCAGGTCTGGCACGTCCTCGCCTCCGGCGGCGCCGTGATCCTGGCCGCGGCCTACCTGCTGCCGATGGGCTACCTCGCCTGGTCGCTGGTCTGGGGCGAGCGGGCGGAGGAGGACCCCTGGGACGCGACGGGGCTGGAATGGCGCACCGCCTCGCCGCCGCCGCGCGGCAACTTCCGCTCGCCCCCCGTGGTGGAGGAGGGGCCCTACCTCTACCACCCCGGGAACGAGGGCCCGGGCCACGACCACCGCGACCCGCACCGCGACCAGGGGCGGGAGACGGGGATGGGGGTGCGCGAGACATGA
- the coxB gene encoding cytochrome c oxidase subunit II produces the protein MSGGLRLWPEAASDTARMVDADAWLLVGLSTAVVALVLALVLGFAIRYRRGSRAKRGAMPELVQSEVEIGWTFATLLLALFLFAWAGSAELGAERSPPEALEIHVTARQWMWKAQHPNGAREIDALHLPRGEAVRLLMTSEDVIHSFFVPEFRIKQDVLPGRLTQLRFTPTRTGTFHLFCAEFCGTLHARMGGSVTVLEPEDYARWRAAQPEGDDLGREGAALFVSLGCAGCHAGGSAVRAPRLEGVFGRDVPLADGRVVRADEAYLRDSILQPGRDVVAGFEPLMPSFAGLLGEGEVQRLVAYLRGLGAER, from the coding sequence ATGAGCGGCGGTCTGCGCCTGTGGCCGGAGGCGGCGTCCGACACCGCGCGCATGGTGGACGCGGATGCCTGGCTGCTGGTCGGGCTCTCCACGGCGGTGGTGGCGCTGGTGCTTGCCCTCGTGCTGGGCTTCGCCATCCGCTACCGGCGCGGCTCCCGCGCGAAGCGCGGCGCGATGCCGGAGCTGGTGCAGTCGGAGGTCGAGATCGGCTGGACCTTCGCGACGCTGCTGCTGGCGCTGTTCCTCTTCGCCTGGGCCGGCTCGGCGGAGCTGGGCGCTGAGCGGTCGCCCCCGGAGGCGCTGGAGATCCACGTCACCGCCCGGCAGTGGATGTGGAAGGCGCAGCACCCGAACGGCGCTCGCGAGATCGACGCGCTGCACCTGCCGCGCGGCGAGGCGGTGCGGCTGCTGATGACGTCGGAGGATGTGATCCATTCCTTCTTCGTCCCCGAGTTCCGCATCAAGCAGGACGTGCTGCCCGGCCGCCTGACGCAGCTCCGTTTCACGCCCACGCGGACGGGGACCTTCCACCTGTTCTGCGCCGAGTTCTGCGGCACGCTGCATGCCCGCATGGGCGGCAGCGTCACGGTGCTGGAGCCGGAGGACTACGCGCGCTGGCGTGCCGCGCAGCCGGAGGGCGACGACCTCGGGCGGGAGGGAGCGGCGCTGTTCGTCTCGCTCGGCTGCGCCGGCTGCCATGCCGGCGGCTCGGCGGTGCGCGCCCCGCGGCTGGAGGGGGTGTTCGGCCGCGACGTGCCGCTCGCCGACGGGCGCGTCGTGCGGGCGGACGAGGCGTATCTGCGCGATTCCATCCTCCAGCCGGGGCGCGACGTGGTGGCGGGGTTCGAGCCGCTGATGCCCTCCTTCGCCGGGCTGCTGGGGGAGGGGGAGGTGCAGCGCCTGGTGGCCTATCTGCGCGGGTTGGGGGCGGAACGATGA
- a CDS encoding c-type cytochrome, producing the protein MAQQKRLDPQGATDAWPGGVVSRPLPPGVVARDAVLEEPAPPPVTAALLARGQERFAIACQPCHGAAGEGDGIIVRRGFPSPPSYHTRRLRAVPAGYFVEVITRGYGVMYSYADRVEPADRWAIAAYIRALQLSRHATLAEAPEAAAALGEGRGEAP; encoded by the coding sequence ATGGCGCAACAGAAGCGTCTCGACCCCCAGGGGGCCACGGATGCCTGGCCCGGCGGCGTGGTGTCCCGGCCGCTGCCGCCCGGGGTGGTGGCGCGCGATGCCGTGCTGGAGGAGCCGGCGCCGCCGCCCGTCACCGCCGCGCTGCTGGCGCGGGGGCAGGAGCGCTTCGCCATCGCCTGCCAGCCTTGCCACGGCGCGGCGGGGGAGGGCGACGGGATCATCGTGCGGCGCGGCTTCCCTTCCCCGCCCTCCTACCACACCCGCCGGCTGCGGGCGGTGCCGGCGGGGTACTTCGTGGAGGTCATCACCCGCGGCTACGGCGTGATGTATTCCTACGCCGACCGGGTGGAGCCCGCCGACCGCTGGGCCATCGCCGCCTATATCCGGGCGCTGCAACTCTCCCGCCACGCCACCCTGGCCGAGGCGCCGGAGGCGGCCGCCGCGCTGGGCGAGGGCCGGGGAGAGGCGCCATGA
- a CDS encoding DUF3341 domain-containing protein: MNATPLLLAEFRDPETLIDAARRARRAGLRGLDAHTPFAVEGLAEALALPTPPVRPAMLVGGLLSAGFVFAMCWYAAVIDYPIVLGGRPLNTWQVFLVLSFEAGILGATFTGVGFFLVSTGLPRLNHPVFDAHDIGRASQDRFFLAVADPEADEARLAALLDGLAPLSVRRVVA, from the coding sequence ATGAACGCGACGCCGCTCCTCCTCGCCGAGTTCCGCGACCCGGAGACGCTGATCGACGCCGCCCGGCGTGCACGGCGGGCGGGGCTGCGCGGGCTGGACGCGCACACCCCCTTCGCAGTGGAAGGTCTGGCCGAGGCGCTGGCCCTGCCCACCCCGCCGGTGCGCCCGGCGATGCTGGTGGGCGGGCTGCTCTCGGCCGGCTTCGTCTTCGCGATGTGCTGGTACGCGGCGGTGATCGACTACCCCATCGTGCTGGGCGGGCGGCCGCTGAACACCTGGCAGGTTTTCCTCGTGCTGTCCTTCGAGGCGGGAATCCTCGGCGCCACCTTCACCGGCGTCGGGTTCTTCCTCGTCTCCACCGGCCTGCCGCGCCTGAACCACCCTGTCTTCGACGCCCACGACATCGGCCGCGCCAGCCAGGACCGCTTCTTCCTCGCCGTCGCGGACCCGGAGGCCGACGAGGCCCGGCTGGCCGCGCTGCTCGACGGGCTGGCGCCGCTCTCCGTCCGGCGGGTGGTGGCGTGA